A single genomic interval of Malania oleifera isolate guangnan ecotype guangnan chromosome 13, ASM2987363v1, whole genome shotgun sequence harbors:
- the LOC131145541 gene encoding cytochrome P450 71A1-like: MNSLFSTFNMSDFIPWLGWVNHVNGLNRRTEKLFKEFDAFFDEIVDDHMVCGSKEKADFVDVLLEIQKNSPDSVHFMGRENIKAIILDMISGGTDTSSAVLEWAMTELLRHPQAMEKVQQEVRRIDQGKSMVTEDDIQEMHYLKAVIKETLRLHPPAPLLLPRESIEDVKVQGYDILARTRVFINAWAIGRDPESWEEAEEFRPERFLNNLIDFKGHDFHFIPFGAGRRGCPGITFGITIIELVLANILRKFDLMVLEKFEKEGLDITESSGIITHRQFPLIVSIKRQCY, encoded by the exons ATGAACTCTCTTTTCTCTACTTTTAATATGAGTGATTTCATTCCATGGCTTGGTTGGGTGAATCATGTGAATGGTTTGAATCGAAGAACTGAGAAATTGTTCAAAGAGTTTGATGCTTTTTTTGATGAGATAGTTGATGATCATATGGTTTGTGGAAGCAAAGAGAAAGCGGACTTTGTGGATGTCCTACTTGAGATTCAAAAGAATAGCCCAGATAGTGTACATTTCATGGGTCGAGAAAACATCAAAGCTATAATCCTT GACATGATTTCTGGTGGAACAGATACCTCTTCTGCGGTTCTAGAATGGGCTATGACAGAGCTACTGCGACACCCACAAGCCATGGAAAAAGTACAACAAGAAGTTAGAAGGATTGATCAAGGTAAATCAATGGTAACCGAGGATGATATACAAGAAATGCACTACCTGAAAGCAGTAATCAAAGAGACCTTGAGGCTACATCCTCCCGCACCATTACTTCTTCCACGAGAATCCATCGAAGATGTTAAAGTACAAGGGTATGACATTTTGGCCAGGACAAGAGTATTTATCAATGCTTGGGCGATTGGGAGGGATCCCGAATCATGGGAAGAAGCTGAGGAGTTCAGGCCAGAGAGATTCTTGAACAATCTTATCGACTTTAAAGGGcatgattttcattttattccaTTTGGAGCTGGAAGGCGGGGGTGCCCTGGAATTACGTTTGGCATTACCATTATTGAGCTTGTGTTAGCGAATATTTTGCGCAAGTTTGATTTGATGGTACTTGAAAAATTCGAGAAGGAAGGTTTAGACATAACTGAATCTTCTGGGATTATCACTCATCGACAATTTCCCCTCATCGTTTCCATAAAGCGTCAATGCTACTAG